The genomic interval TGAACCGGAGAtgctccgattcccaacccaagtccctacagactgagctacttccTGAAAAGAAACTTactggaaacagaaaagaataTAAAGCTTCATGACCTGCATGAAGATGGCAATAGTCTCGTAGCAGTCACCATCCTGCCCACTCGCTTAGAATGAAATTTCCCTGGTGGGGCAGTGAGGAAAATATTCTGGAAAATATTCTGGAAAATATTCTGAGATAGAAATTTTGCCATTTGCAACTCATCTTGAAATGGACTTCCTGCATGCTAAccaaaaaaatatctgtatctgtattgataccacagcaacaaaaatccTTTGTGTCCCTTTGTgggttatttcttgttttcagttaCCAAAAACCACACTGTCTTTATTGTACAAAAACATTAGCAACATTTAGGTACTGAAACTTTGCCAACATATTTATTACAATTTAGACGGTGCCGTCTTTCTTTCACTAGCTGCCGCTTTTGTTGGACTGTTACTCTTTATTTACTCGTGTCTTTCTGCTCCACAGCCGATTTTGGCTTCTGTGCCCAGATCACTCCCGAGCAGAGCAAACGCAGTACCATGGTGGGCACGCCGTACTGGATGGCTCCTGAGGTGGTGACCAGGAAGGCTTACGGGCCTAAAGTGGACATCTGGTCTCTGGGAATCATGGCTATCGAGATGGTGGAAGGAGAACCTCCGTACCTGAATGAGAACCCGCTCCGAGTGAGTTAAATgctttaaatccttttttaaaattttttttaaccttatttCAACAACGGgttgataaacatttttaaatgagaaactCCAAAATAAACCAGCTGTTCTGTCACAAAATCTCACATTTCTCTtaagaaaacagttcagtttAAAAATCCGATTTAATGACAACTAGAATCAATGCCCTGTTGAGTCGGAGTCAggatcatttaaataaagacacagcTGCAGTGAGTCAGGAGTCTCATGAGAGGCCATCATGCTCTCcacattcaacaacaacattcagATAAAATGTTGGGTTCTAAATAGTTGACTGGTTGTCAAGAAACAAATTATTCTGTCCAGCTTTTCTGCtgcctgtctttgttttctagTTGAATACCAACAAACACTTTTGAATCAGCTTTGTTTGGCGAAGGTGTTGATACACACAAGGAAGAAATGACAATGATTATAAACCTCAAACTTATCTGACATGTGAACAGAGTGCTGGAATACATATTTTACTTAAACGTATTCATGTATGATTCACATTGTATTTGTAACCTCAGGTTTCTGTATTGTGTTGGTAAAATGAAAGAGCTTGTGACACCAGGATAAGTTTAGGGTTTATTCTATCCACTAAATGAATTGTACTGTTTCTCCATATTAATGCAACTCTCCACAGAGCCCATCAAGGCTTcactaagaaaaaaagaaaaaaacctttggAAATGCATTCCCGCACTTTATAAGTCTGTGTGCCCTCAGGCTTGAAGTCCATGCACGCAGATTTAAACTGCAAATCCATGTGTACAGTTTACAAATTCATGCACACTGATTTGTTAACCACGGGAACAGATTTGAACATCGTTTGTTCAATGTTTGTTCTTCCTGTCTTTGCTTTGTCCTTCAAGGCACTTAGTAAATATCTCTTTTTAAGGTGCTGTATGAatgaagttattattattacgtTATTATGTAAGCTATTGAGATATTTCCTGAAAATTagatttcacacatttttgtgtTCCTCTTCGTGCTGTGCAGGCGTTATATCTGATCGCCACTAACGGCACACCTGAGCTGCAGAACCCTGAGAAGCTGTCTCCGGTCTTCAGAGATTTCCTCAACCGTTGCTTGGAGATGGATGTAGAGAAAAGAGGCGGAGGAaaggagctgctgcaggttggaaactcttcctgtttcttgggttttcattcaaatctgctcttcattaaatcatttcccttcttttttttgttttgtttttgtttttgcagcatcCGTTCCTGAAGCTGGCGAAGCCGCTGTCCAGCCTCACGCCGCTCATCCTGGCAGCAAAGGAGGCCATGAAGGGCAATCGTTAGCGGATGAGACGAGCTCCCTGCCTTCCCATGCTGTGCACTGATGACGTGCCAACCATTTAGATTTATGTACCAGACAATAGGCTAAGAGTGACTCTCCACTCTTGATGCAGCAGCCTTAGCAGCCCTGACAAACCTCACTGTGAAGAAGACCAAAAATCTTGAGCACAACTCCACCGCTGTCCACATGAACTCTACTCTCTGTCATACGTCAGAAGACAAGTCAAACTAAAGTGCTTCGAGTCCAGCGTAGTTCTTTTCTACAACAGATCTTCGGTTGACACGTCGGGGCTAGGCTTGTATTTAACTTGGAATGAAGGAGACGCCTagttctgtttagttttttttaatcaactgccttaaaaacaaatgcaaaatgttgCCTAATGTATTGTTGATTGTGTCAATGTTTCTCTTCCCATGATTTTTACTACCTTTGTAATTTCAGCTCGTCAGTGTCTTAGTTATTTTGATACTTGAATTTTCATACGTGTCCGCCTCCTTGTCATGTAGTTCTTCTCGTCGCGATTTCAACATGTTTTACGGACATTTCCTCTTCCCAGTTTTATAGGAAACTTTTCAGTACATTCTTCATTATGAACATGTGCTGTGATGGTGTTTGAGCTGACACTCCTACTGTACCAGCTCCTGTTGTCATTAGTCTCCTGATACCAGTGGTGCACCTTACAGGCAAATGAAGATGTTAGATGACAGGGTTTATACTTTCTTCTctattgttgttattaaaagTGAGTATTGTTTGTCGATCTCTGTCCTTTGTGTTCTTCTGGACTAAACAAATGCGCTTTTCTCATGTGTATATTGTGTACTTAATGATTAGTTTGAAGTAAAAAAGGCCATATCATCGTGGTTAGCTGTTGAAGGCCGTAAAGACAATTTgatgcctgttttttttatgtctcttcTGGATGACTAACAACCCTGTCTGCACACTCAAATAAATGCAACTGTTGTGATTTGGGTGTGAAAGTGATTCATGTGCAGCGATATGAAACAAAAATGACCAGACTAATATAAGCATTGCGATGTAACAGTAATAATCTCGTCCTCATGAAGTAGAAGTTCTGTGTTGataagagcagagcagagcagttgGAAGTTAAAAGATGATGGTGACAGggctcaaaatgttttaatgttggaGTATTAGAAAAATGAGCTCCATTTGAGCTTCTATTTTTGAGTTTTGAGTTTTACCCAGAGCATCTATAGTTGCTGATACAAGATGGGGGTAAAGTTGTCAATACTTCTCAATATCACATTcttcaaaacaataacatccCTTTTATTCTAATAATCAATTGTATTGGAAAACTTACTTCAGTCCCTTTTAACCcaaagagagagcactgtctagACTGCACAGACTCACTGGCAATCTTTTGGTAGCAGAACATTGCCAATTTAATCGTGCAATGTAGACAGTGCTCTCTTACaaaaaaattgcaggcaaactcctccactctttttaaattgtgcaaatatgttggcaatttTCAGTTTTCCCGAATGTTTATGTGATATATAAGAGAATGTCTTCAATGTTTTTGGAGTTGCTGATTTAAGGAAAATTTGGAGAGGTCTAATCTACTGAAGAAAAAATCTCAGATTAAAGATTTCTGAATTCTTACCCAAACATTAGATTGCTAGATACTTATAATCCATTGTTACTAAAGCTGCAATCACAGTCAAGACATTACACAAAAACACTAGACGAAGAGCATTTAGGcacttaaaaacaagacatcaaaaatacTAAAATTTACGTTAAAAACAGTCTCAAATGTACAATTATAAAATATCTAATGTGATTAACATATTCAGTGTTCAGAAGAATCACATGTACAAAGGTTTGTTCAcgtttaaagtcttaaaaccaaaatgttaatgtatatatatactcaatgaaaaaaatatatgtacaaGTGTATGTATGACTAAGAGCAAAGTTGTTGTTTATCAGTGAATatgaacttgtttttgttttatctttttgttttcttaaccaTTCGTCATTTTCTGCAAATAAAAGACctaaatgagaatattttacTTAGAAGTTATGGAGAAATTGTGTTCACAGTAAAACATTAATGTTCACTTAACTCAAACAGAAACCTTTAAATAAAGGAAccagggaaagaaaaagaaaaatcagtggTTTCTCAGATTTATCCGGAACTGTATTTTTCGCTGTAAAACCGTCACAacccagcaggtggcggtaatgcaccTGTGGAGAGCAGCCGTCATTAAAGTCAaccgtagaagaagaagaagcacatttacagtctatggtaggGACGAGTAAACGAGAGTGTTAAGGTGAATTTTGGACGATTTTGTGAAATGGCAGGTAATTTGAAAGACAGAGAAGCTTACGAAAGACTGAACTATCTTTATCAGGTAAGAAATGAACAATAACTGAACGTTTGTACTCGACAATAGCATTTCTAACAAACTAACATCATGCCGGTGATATTGATTCATTTCTTCTCTCCAGGCGGCTCATTGTGTTTTATCCAATAATCCGGAAAATGCGGAGCTGGCTCGTTTCTACTGTTTCACACAGAAGACCATAACGAGACGTCTAGTCCTCAGACAGTAAGTGAAATCCACCTaagtaataaaaacaagtgttgttTTGAAGAAGTTAGAGACGAGTgctcgctgttttttttttatctcaacgtaaaactttattgaaaacCCTCTACGGTACAATTCATCACATTCTGGTTTATTATTTCTACAAACTTATATCTGGAAAGCTTGTTTATGTAACATCTATGAAATAACTGTGCAGtattaataatgaaaacaaaaattacaaaataaaagaagcaaagaaaaagataaaaaattaaataaaagacatcATTAAGTCCGATTTCCCAGCAAATGAATCATACTTACTTCATTTGATTCTAATTTTAGCCAAACAATactttcataaaaataaatggtTTCATCTACACTCCTAGTTTTAAAACCACGTATTTGACGTACTCTTGAAATTTAAACCTCACAAAAATGAATTCGACAGAAacaatttctttatttagaCATTTTGATTTGTATCCTCTCAACCGTAGCAGACCGcccctgttgtttttgtttagtttggactttgtgtttttctgttgttgattgCAGTTTTTATAATTGTTCTTTCTTTTGATACTGTGCTACTTACTTACTAACTTACTCAACACGTATGTgcatatattttaatgtataaaatgtacatctttttgtaatttgatttaaataaaaagtgaattgCTCGCTGTCACTGGGGAATGACATATTTTTGGCTATTTCTGTTGGAGACCCCCAGACCTCCCTTACCTGATGGTGTCAACTGATTAACTGCAATGATTAACTCATGTTAATCATTTTTTCCTTTGCCACTCACATCCCTGACTTAGAAACGGTACAGGAAGTTTAGTTGACTGCAagaaaaattaacaaaaatcAGTTTTATTGTTGAAATCTTATTCAcctaaacattttcaacatgttttgatttcatttttgcaGAGACCCGTCAGTGAAGAGGACGTTATGTAAGAACTGCAGCTCCCTGCTCATCCCCGGAGTGACGGCGACAACAAGACAACGAAGTGAGTCCGTTTAAAGAGACAGTCCACTTCCTGCGGTTATGTTTCCTAATATCctagaaaatatttaaatctccTTTCAATTGGTTTTGAAACTTACTGAAATGAAAGGTGGTGCctttttatgacctacaaaagtaAATGAGGCTATAATGGACAAGATATACTATTTCTGTGGTCCCATTTTTAATACCTGTAACTGCTGCAAGGGGGTAGGTTTaagatgagatttatttattgttataaaGAAGAAGGGTGCATTTTTTTGTGAGGAAACCCCTACTTTCATACTtgcaggacaagatcagcaaataGAAAAGATGTTCCACTTTGTCCAAAGAGGGctccaaaaaagacacaaaccgaaagttcctcacaggagctcttaGTGTATTATGATATCTCATCTGTTTGGATACATTTAAAGCCTCAGATACACAAACCTTCTTTACGTacagggaaaaacaaaaagacgaGTTTCACCGTCATGAGGTGTCTCAACTGTGGGAAAAGCAAGAGGCTACTGAATAATCCAGATTACAGCCTATGGGTGGATCGTCCTGAGGCCCAGCTGGAGAATCCGAAACAGCCAGGTGACAAATTTTACCTTCACATTGTTACCTAGTGTCACAGAGGATGGTAACTATCagtagcccttttcagactgcttttccGCAAAAGCGCCACAACTAAACTCAGCCGTCATTACGTCTTTGAACATTTATACTGATCCCGCTGTGGCATAGTactggtgtcccagtctgtaaATCACATGTGTTACTGTGTTGTGGAAGCACagcacagtgggagctccacatacactacaagacatgcacacactgctGTTCTCCCACGCTGGCTTCACTGAGTTGtctcgcctctgttactacctcttaAGACGGTACACAGGGTGGATCACATTGTCCCTCCATTACGCCTCAACGAAATTCATATGGAAAGCAAAGTGGCACTGGGATGTAAATATTGCGCCTTGAAACGGCAATCTAAATAGGGCTTGTGATTATGTAAGCATCCATACATTGGGTCCCACCGTGTGAAAGCCCCTTCTTCCAGTTCACATTCACAACTGGCTGTTTCATGATAGAATGTTCACACACATCGCTATGCATGACACGTGTTACTGCAGGATACCTGTAGAGGGCGCACCAGAGAGCTCAGGCTGAATGCATCTAACTTCGAGTGAATCAACAGCTTGTTAAGCAAATTTTTTTTGGTAGCCATGGTTTTGTAGAAAAACTTCATCTGAGTAGTTCAGAGTAAGAATCAAAGAATGTTTGCTTAATTATTCCAAAAAGTTGTTTCCACGCTCCAAACTCAAAGCAAGTACAAAGAGAGTCCCACTGAGGACATGATGACTTGAAGACAGCCGTTTGTACCGACTGTAAACTTTGAGTCTTTTTTCACCCACAGATCCAGCCCCTCCTGTTACAAAGAAGCCCAGAAACCCAAAGCCTGGTAGGTGGgcagcacagcagcagctctcctccTCTGGAAAATGTGCAGCTTTAATGTCATTCTTAAGTTGTTGATCCATGAACAGGTGTGATATTATCAATTAAGCACCGAAAGTTATGAACTCTGGTAGATTTAGTACGTAGGGGTGCACGATGATATTAGCACatcaacatatatatatacttttttaaacattaaaatgatcagTCCTGAATAAATCTCTACGCTGACATTACAGGCTGATACTATGACTCTCTAACACTCAAATAGTTTGCTTTTAAAACGCAGAATTAAAATCTGTCATATTGACGTGTAATCTGAGTTGAAGTAGTTTGATAATTTGACTGTTGaatgtgaacattttgaaaacattacaGACAAATGCAAAAAGTAGAAATGATCGTTTGTTGATTCCACACCAGAGCGACTCGATGGTCTCTGCAATCATggagaaatatgaaaatatatcgGTATTGAAATAATCAGTCTGGATACCATGGCGACAGAAATAGAAGTCTTTAGGcaaaaaatattgatatttgtgcaatttaggcAACGGACTCTTTGGGTTGAAGAATATGACTGAAGTTTATTTAAAACCTTCTGTACTTTTggattatttaaatcattaaaataacagacttaattttttaaaacatgaattgaCAACTTTAGTAAGTCTTGATATCAGTGATGGTAAAAAAATATCCAGTTGAATGTGTTCCTATGAGTGAGATTTTGGCCTCTGTGAGatcagtctgtatttttttctgctcttttgtttatgATGCTACCAGCAGGTGGTGTCCTAAACACAGTTTTGAAAGGAACAAGTGTCAGTGAAGGtgttaaaagattttttttaaatggaaatcaCAACtaggaaggaaaataaaaaattagttttattatttttcatcatgaatattttacatcTCTGTACAGGCATGTACATGTTTCTGTAGCTGAATATGTTGACTGTTAACCATCTGTTTCTGGGTATTTAAaaggttgatttaaaaaataaaaacttgtctTCTttcacatcttcttcttctctcctttgtCTCCTTTGGGCACTCTGAATCGTGTTTTCTGAAAATATAGAAGATTCTTTGCAAATATCTTCGGGATGTGACCCATGTACAGGAGGAGAGCCAGAATCATGcctggaaacaaaaaataattattaacagAGTAAACCTGAAAGAGCTGCACGTATAATTCATATTGATGTAACATACCTGTGAGAGGACCGAGCCCGTAAACGACTGCGTACTGAACAGAGGTGAATCCAGGACAGTGGAAGGTGAGGCCGTAAGCCAGCGATGGATTCATGTAGGCTGAGGTGTAACCTCTGGCTGCAaaaaccaaagacaaaaaatcagtttattattctttattatGCTGATGCACACAACTGATAAAGTGTCTCAGAAACTCAGAATTGAATACAGTGCAATCATTTCCAGATATTATACGTAGTTTAATACCTGGATAGCACACATTGAAGCATGTCTCTGTTCATGAACATCAAGAATGGcaggtttaagaaaaaaaagtataatgcTCTATAACTGGGGCAAGTCCTGCATGAAAAAACTTGATTAAGTTTAAGGACTAAACTGCAAGATAAAGGAAGTTAAGTGAAGTTTTGGCCTGTACTTTTGCAAGGGGGAgttaagatctttttttttttaattaacatgttgataaaaaagttgaagtgtAAATCTTTCCCCACAGGGTTTCTTTTTGTAAGAAAtgaatgttattgttttgactAATGTATCACTTTTTTATGGTTGGACCAGGTGGGGGTGCACATGTAGAGGGGCTCCAAGGGATGGGACCCACTGCAGTGTTTCGATAGTTAACATGGAAAGGAAAGTCGAGCTAGTGGGTATGTCCGATTCCTCTACAGTAGGTGGAGTTATACCCCCGTTCAGCTAGTTACTATCAGACCTTCTTCCAGTTGACCTTGCTAACAAGTTAACAAGTTAGCAAGCAGCAAACTTaatgctgtttgacttcaaGGTCTAAGCCTGCAGCGGAAACTGTGAAGCGTGCTCAGAGAGCCTTGTCcagtctgactgacattaggcCTATTTAGGTGTTAGTCCGATTTGGACTTTAAATCCAGAAATTAAATCCAGAAATTGGACTTTAGTACGATTTCAGTCAGACTAACATGTTTATCTTGTACTTTAAAAGTCTTGTTTTAGTCagattaagacaaaaaaaatgactgtttcTAACTGCATGTAAACTTACTGGGTGAATCTGATTTCAGAGGATGATGTCTGTCTTTTGCACAGTATGAGAATAGgttcatgttttttcattttattttcaatagttttaaatgaagtgtttctttttatgtCCCAATTTTCATGCATTCACCGTCTCTTACTTTGAAACAGTAAGGCTGTAAGAGTGTTATTTTCCTCAGACTCACCTGTGTGGGACAGGAACGTGAGGAGGGCAGCGATTAGAGGGATCCTGATCAGAGCAGACCTGCGTCTCAGGTTGAGATGGATAAGGATGAAGACGAGTGTACAGACACACTCGGTGAAGAAGCCCTGCAGCACAGACACCAGCAGAGATGAGCTGCACTCCGAAGCCATCAGGTTCTTAATCA from Labrus mixtus chromosome 3, fLabMix1.1, whole genome shotgun sequence carries:
- the rpp21 gene encoding ribonuclease P protein subunit p21, coding for MAGNLKDREAYERLNYLYQAAHCVLSNNPENAELARFYCFTQKTITRRLVLRQDPSVKRTLCKNCSSLLIPGVTATTRQRRKNKKTSFTVMRCLNCGKSKRLLNNPDYSLWVDRPEAQLENPKQPGDKFYLHIVT
- the aqp12 gene encoding aquaporin 12, which translates into the protein MSGLNASLGYFVSVVIFAASVRTLLRKWPRLGFMLEFVSSFMLVACRLEVQTIVEVGEWAGGLGPDVTVTMLFVVLLTNGVVCDGASGNPTLVLLKFLQLETPTLPTLLAVLAQFLGAHLALFVAVYYWSLELTDMHMIKNLMASECSSSLLVSVLQGFFTECVCTLVFILIHLNLRRRSALIRIPLIAALLTFLSHTARGYTSAYMNPSLAYGLTFHCPGFTSVQYAVVYGLGPLTGMILALLLYMGHIPKIFAKNLLYFQKTRFRVPKGDKGEKKKM